A section of the Pseudomonadota bacterium genome encodes:
- a CDS encoding aspartate kinase, translating into MALLVQKYGGTSVGSLERIRVVAQRIAAARDQGHQVVAVVSAMAGETNRLFALGQSLEERPNPREMDALVSTGEQVSSALLSIALQTLKTPARSLIGHQLRLLTDGVFSKARILAIDVRALHQVLQAGQVPVVAGFQGLDEEGNITTLGRGGTDTTAVAVAAAIGADACEIYTDVEGVFTADPNICKNACKVARISYEEMLELASLGAKVLQIRSVEVAMKFGVPIHVRSSFTERDGTWVGAETRELESVVVAGVASDKNEVKLTIRSLPDEPGISAKIFKQLAQANVCVDMIIQNVSLQGTTDLTFTAGKGDVAQARQLAISLAHQVGAGEVVVDSAVVKVSIVGLGMRSHAGVAARMFELLAREGINIQAISTSEIKVSCLIHERYAELAVRTLHDGFGLAEQAPARNGL; encoded by the coding sequence GTGGCTCTGTTGGTCCAAAAGTACGGTGGCACCAGCGTGGGCTCGCTGGAGCGGATCCGCGTCGTGGCGCAACGCATCGCCGCCGCCCGCGACCAAGGTCATCAGGTCGTGGCAGTGGTGAGCGCCATGGCCGGCGAGACCAACCGGCTTTTTGCCCTTGGCCAGTCGCTCGAGGAGCGACCGAACCCTCGAGAGATGGACGCCCTCGTGTCCACCGGCGAGCAGGTCAGCTCGGCGCTGCTCTCGATTGCGCTGCAGACCCTCAAGACCCCGGCGCGATCGCTGATCGGCCACCAGCTGCGTCTGCTCACCGACGGTGTCTTTTCCAAGGCGCGGATACTGGCGATCGATGTCCGCGCGCTGCACCAGGTGCTGCAGGCGGGCCAGGTTCCGGTGGTAGCCGGATTTCAGGGCCTTGACGAAGAGGGCAACATCACGACGCTCGGCCGCGGTGGCACCGACACGACCGCGGTGGCCGTGGCGGCGGCGATCGGCGCCGATGCTTGCGAGATCTACACCGACGTCGAGGGCGTCTTCACTGCGGACCCCAACATCTGCAAGAACGCCTGCAAGGTCGCGCGGATTTCTTATGAGGAGATGCTCGAGCTGGCTTCGCTGGGCGCCAAGGTGCTGCAGATCAGATCCGTGGAGGTTGCCATGAAATTCGGAGTCCCGATTCACGTTCGCTCGAGCTTCACCGAGCGCGACGGCACCTGGGTGGGCGCGGAAACCCGTGAGCTCGAGTCGGTCGTCGTGGCAGGTGTGGCCTCGGACAAGAACGAGGTGAAGCTCACCATACGTTCGCTGCCTGACGAACCTGGGATCAGCGCGAAGATCTTCAAGCAGCTGGCGCAAGCAAACGTATGCGTGGACATGATCATCCAGAACGTCTCGCTGCAGGGAACCACCGATCTGACCTTCACTGCGGGCAAGGGTGATGTGGCGCAGGCCCGGCAGCTTGCCATCAGTCTGGCCCATCAAGTCGGCGCCGGTGAAGTCGTCGTGGATAGCGCCGTGGTCAAGGTCTCCATCGTGGGACTCGGCATGCGAAGTCATGCCGGGGTGGCGGCCAGGATGTTCGAGCTCCTGGCACGCGAGGGCATCAATATCCAAGCGATCAGCACCAGCGAGATCAAGGTGTCCTGCTTGATCCACGAGCGCTACGCGGAGCTTGCAGTACGCACCTTGCACGACGGATTCGGGCTCGCCGAGCAAGCTCCTGCGCGCAACGGCTTGTAA